The DNA region TGGCGCGTTTTCGCCGGGATGAAAAATTTCCTGATTTACGTGAACGACCCCGATAAGTACATTGGTACGAAAGTACGGCACTCGGGAGATATTTTGGTCCGCGACTACACTACGAAGAAATGGATCGACGCGCTATTCGCCTACTTCGTCTTCGGCGACGATATCATTGGTCCAAACGGACGCGATGTCGCAGCCTTCGATTCAAAAGAGAAAGCCGAGAGATTTGCCAGAAGTAATAAGGGATTAGGTGTTGTTAGGATGCTTGGATTGCGGCGATCAGTA from bacterium includes:
- a CDS encoding nitrous oxide reductase accessory protein NosL; amino-acid sequence: RYGIFLLLFVSSTIALSNARAAEQLTPPDWVLDKGVCTVSGFKVKDYPQWQVCQLDRGGEWRVFAGMKNFLIYVNDPDKYIGTKVRHSGDILVRDYTTKKWIDALFAYFVFGDDIIGPNGRDVAAFDSKEKAERFARSNKGLGVVRMLGLRRSVLSYLEGVQPDSADLDSIIVPKVIESKQAPVR